A region from the Engraulis encrasicolus isolate BLACKSEA-1 chromosome 18, IST_EnEncr_1.0, whole genome shotgun sequence genome encodes:
- the lamp5 gene encoding lysosome-associated membrane glycoprotein 5, giving the protein MEVRGFRTMDSVRGVLCLLGTLTRLLVMAEQESENLSGLSTNPDKDIFAVRENGTTCLMAEFAGKFVIPYDVLALNGIDLITETVSVPLPRGAGVEGRCGPTEAELHIFWANNAYIFRLYFVKETRRDKYTKKESEIWKINQVQLVYDTSETTHFINAYNPGKHTANSHKLSALVTPAGLSYVCTAQQTLTLLSTDHQKGVTVSLSDIQIQPFDINSDFMFSEVYKCITDQHEQLEETLPLVLGLILALIIVLTLSIYHFHLKLTAQEPQLPRDRTMYKNM; this is encoded by the exons ATGGAAGTGCGCGgcttcaggaccatggacagcgtCAGGGGCGTCCTCTGCCTTCTCG GCACGCTGACACGACTCCTCGTGATGGCTGAGCAGGAGAGTGAAAATCTTTCGGGACTGTCTACCAACCCGGACAAAGACATCTTTGCCGTGCGGGAGAATGGCACGACTTGCCTGATGGCAGAGTTTGCCGGCAAATTCGTCATACCATACGACGTTCTCGCACTGAATGGCATTGAT CTGATTACAGAGACGGTGAGCGTGCCCCTACCGCGAGGggcaggggtggaggggaggtgcgGACCCACCGAAGCGGAGCTGCACATCTTCTGGGCAAATAACGCCTACATCTTCCGCCTCTACTTTGTAAAG GAGACGCGACGTGATAAATACACGAAAAAGGAAAGCGAGATCTGGAAGATTAACCAGGTGCAGTTGGTCTATGATACCTCTGAGACGACGCATTTTATCAATGCATACAATC CCGGGAAGCACACGGCCAATTCGCACAAGCTGTCGGCCTTGGTGACGCCGGCGGGTCTCTCCTACGTGTGCACGGCTCAGCAGACCCTCACGCTGCTCTCCACGGACCACCAGAAGGGAGTCACGGTCTCCCTCTCCGACATCCAGATACAGCCCTTCGACATCAATAGCGACTTCATGTTCAGTGAAG TCTACAAGTGCATCACGGACCAGCACGAGCAGTTGGAGGAGACCCTTCCCCTGGTGCTGGGCCTGATCCTGGCCCTCATCATCGTGCTGACCCTCTCCATCTACCACTTCCACCTCAAGCTCACCGCGCAGGAGCCCCAGCTGCCCCGCGACCGCACCATGTACAAGAACATGTGA
- the LOC134468209 gene encoding ankyrin repeat and KH domain-containing protein mask-1: MFKLSDKTEGRRGTQILLDAMSKDKVHLAKFVLDALDDKIVDSKTEGAQTPLISSILLPDCQARSKFTKLLLQRGANVNHTDECGRTALSHACEKGYLDAVKILVQNNANPEMEDLWGNTALMYAAVAGHSMVVQFLVRAFKRLGLQIDRQNKVGNSAVKVAQYLGHKECLHALKNPSKKGREYDIGSPVDSARVKEDGDIQENAPLQKAAELSAQKRSFFVTNEGMSRESSRVPKTALGRRRSLIVRHRLPSMDSIEEYEKESGGSPTSPQSLFFAGITLTPKTPQRSSTPQSPRQGEKAGSADDPNYLPSLPRITSHLSTAQFSPRPFKTVPKSSTPETSSPACFSSPLGILMTPITETVSCKVTEQEPVRKNTVDFSIRRFDDSYYQKRCSLPTSLLSPLPPERAQTCVRKFKAAWRNPVTQDCTEPTGEAPLPPAQTALSVLSNRLLRRFTFPEFKKTPKDLQSEGCSAHEGGIGEAVSRGMPRSETFPLCTNHPQVGSKPSIDSISAVKCEFDFQFKVAPPKCSP; this comes from the coding sequence ATGTTCAAACTGTCGGATAAGACAGAGGGTCGGCGTGGCACACAGATCCTGTTGGACGCCATGTCCAAAGACAAAGTCCATTTGGCCAAGTTTGTTTTAGACGCGCTGGACGACAAAATCGTCGACTCCAAAACCGAGGGTGCCCAGACTCCACTCATCTCATCGATTTTGTTGCCAGACTGTCAGGCGAGGTCCAAGTTCACCAAACTCCTGTTGCAGCGCGGCGCGAACGTTAACCACACAGACGAGTGCGGGCGCACGGCTCTGAGTCACGCCTGCGAGAAAGGTTACCTGGATGCGGTCAAGATCCTGGTCCAGAACAACGCAAACCCGGAGATGGAGGACCTGTGGGGGAATACTGCCCTCATGTATGCTGCAGTAGCCGGACACTCTATGGTAGTCCAGTTTTTAGTGAGGGCTTTCAAGCGCCTTGGACTACAAATTGACAGGCAAAACAAAGTTGGAAACTCCGCCGTGAAAGTGGCCCAGTACCTCGGCCATAAAGAATGTTTGCATGCGCTGAAGAATCCCTCAAAAAAAGGTAGAGAGTACGACATTGGCTCTCCCGTTGACAGTGCGCGCGTCAAGGAAGATGGTGATATACAAGAAAATGCGCCTCTCCAAAAAGCAGCAGAATTGAGTGCGCAAAAGCGGTCGTTTTTTGTCACTAACGAAGGAATGTCGAGAGAGTCTTCACGCGTGCCCAAAACGGCTTTAGGTCGGAGGCGATCACTCATTGTGAGACATCGCTTGCCGTCCATGGACTCCATTGAAGAGTATGAGAAAGAGAGTGGAGGCTCTCCGACCTCTCCACAAAGTCTTTTCTTTGCTGGTATAACACTGACTCCGAAAACTCCCCAAAGATCCAGTACTCCTCAGTCTCCACGTCAGGGAGAGAAGGCGGGCTCCGCTGATGACCCCAACTACTTGCCCTCGTTACCCAGAATAACAAGTCACTTGTCCACTGCTCAGTTTTCTCCAAGGCCGTTTAAAACTGTGCCAAAAAGTTCTACGCCTGAAACTTCTTCGCCCGCCTGCTTTTCTAGTCCGCTGGGTATCCTGATGACGCCGATAACAGAGACCGTGTCCTGCAAAGTCACGGAGCAGGAGCCTGTGAGGAAAAACACCGTTGATTTCAGCATTCGGCGATTTGACGACAGCTACTACCAAAAGCGCTGCAGTTTGCCCACCAGCCTTCTGAGCCCTTTGCCCCCGGAGCGCGCGCAAACGTGCGTGCGTAAATTCAAAGCTGCATGGAGGAATCCGGTGACTCAAGATTGCACTGAGCCTACGGGAGAAGCGCCGTTGCCACCGGCACAAACGGCTCTCTCCGTCTTGAGCAACAGACTCCTGAGAAGGTTTACTTTTCCAGAGTTTAAAAAGACTCCCAAGGACTTGCAGAGCGAAGGGTGCTCAGCGCACGAGGGCGGAATTGGAGAGGCAGTTAGTCGGGGGATGCCGCGCTCCGAGACATTTCCCCTGTGCACAAACCACCCGCAGGTGGGCAGTAAGCCCAGCATAGACAGCATTAGCGCTGTGAAGTGCGAGTTTGACTTTCAGTTCAAAGTGGCTCCTCCGAAATGCAGTCCTTGA